In Aedes albopictus strain Foshan chromosome 3, AalbF5, whole genome shotgun sequence, the following are encoded in one genomic region:
- the LOC109426154 gene encoding ESF1 homolog — protein sequence MAKPKKDKQPSNGVSKKHATATDGGSSKIWTDERFAHLVNDPRFKGIPKTEKKVKIDKRFQSMFKDEKFNVKHTIDKYGRKVKQAESDELRKYYEMGSESESEPEPEIEKEEEPKADGDSDSDGLELDDEEKAMAMPDKVKSRLEDLEIDYARGEGAIASDSSSDDDSDEEGEDEGEEVFIEHVWGELDADAERTDESTRRLALCNMDWDRVRAVDIMVMLSSFLPRGSTILSITIYPSEFGKERMQEEEAQGPEELTAQRSDQSDEEGLDEEAAKEKQLERLREYQLNRLKYYYAVVECDNVETADKLYKECDGVEYESTANKLDLRFIPDDMEFDDEPKEKCTELPEVGKYEPRVFITTALNQSKVELTWDENDVERKEFNEKIRAGKLADVKDTELKKYVACSSSEDESVDGGEEEEDESESEEEEEEEQSTKGGKKTKKQGMIAKYKALLGEIKDQEDKEKDEKVEMEFSWKVNGEGNEEEESESETEQKKRDNINPFEKILEKAKEKKKRRKELKKKKKRGEVNSDGEEESEDDTPYGVDLNDPFFASAFDEKEFDLKKPNKKDKKKQNAEQEEEDEAEAARKRAELELMLDDGDDDKSHFNLKAIQENEVDLKSVSKSKRKRILKKSKKQIEEQRQQSTGGDDFEVNVDDARFKAVYEKPEFNIDPTNPSFKKTKGMEKLIQEKLKKRPLKDNDLPGAMDDGEDNVAASESKKAKRDVSTSLLVKSIKRKIGK from the exons ATGGCTAAACCTAAAAAGGATAAGCAACCATCCAATGGTGTGTCGAAAAAGCACGCGACGGCCACGGACGGAGGCTCTTCGAAAATCTGGACCGACGAGCGATTTGCCCACTTGGTAAACGATCCACGCTTCAAAGGCATTCCCAAGACGGAGAAAAAGGTCAAAATCGACAAGCGGTTCCAGTCGATGTTCAAGGATGAGAAGTTCAACGTGAAGCATACCATCGACAAGTACGGTCGAAAGGTGAAGCAGGCTGAAAGCGATGAGCTGCGGAAGTACTATGAAATGGGGTCCGAATCGGAGTCAGAGCCGGAGCCGGAGATTGAGAAAGAGGAGGAGCCGAAGGCGGACGGTGACTCGGATTCGGATGGGCTGGAACTGGATGACGAAGAGAAGGCGATGGCCATGCCGGATAAGGTGAAATCTCGGTTGGAAGATCTGGAGATCGACTATGCCAGAGGTGAGGGAGCCATTGCATCGGACAGTTCTTCGGACGATGATTCCGATGAGGAGGGCGAAGATGAAGGTGAGGAAGTATTCATCGAGCATGTCTGGGGGGAACTGGATGCAGATGCGGAACGGACGGACGAATCAACGCGGAGACTAGCCCTGTGTAACATGGATTGGGATCGGGTTCGGGCGGTGGACATAATGGTTATGCTGAGCTCGTTCCTTCCGCGGGGGTCGACTATCCTGAGCATCACG ATCTATCCATCCGAGTTTGGCAAAGAACGAATGCAAGAGGAAGAAGCCCAAGGTCCAGAAGAACTAACGGCGCAGCGGTCGGATCAATCAGACGAGGAAGGTCTGGATGAGGAAGCAGCAAAGGAGAAGCAACTGGAACGTCTCCGCGAGTATCAGCTGAACCGTCTGAAGTACTACTACGCCGTGGTCGAGTGCGATAACGTCGAAACGGCCGACAAGCTGTACAAGGAATGCGATGGCGTTGAGTACGAGAGCACCGCCAACAAGCTAGATCTACGATTCATTCCGGACGACATGGAATTCGACGACGAACCGAAGGAGAAGTGCACCGAACTGCCCGAGGTGGGAAAGTACGAACCTCGAGTGTTCATCACGACGGCCCTGAATCAATCGAAGGTGGAGCTGACCTGGGACGAGAATGACGTCGAGCGAAAGGAGTTCAACGAGAAGATACGCGCTGGGAAGCTGGCGGATGTGAAGGATACCGAACTGAAGAAGTACGTCGCTTGCAGCAGCAGCGAAGATGAGTCGGTTGATGGGGGCGAGGAAGAGGAAGATGAAAGTGAATCTGAGGAAGAGGAGGAAGAAGAGCAGAGCACGAAAGGTGGTAAAAAGACCAAAAAGCAAGGTATGATTGCAAAGTACAAAGCACTGTTGGGAGAGATCAAAGATCAGGAAGACAAGGAAAAGGACGAGAAGGTTGAGATGGAGTTCAGTTGGAAGGTGAATGGAGAAGGAAACGAAGAGGAAGAGTCGGAATCggaaacggagcaaaagaagcgaGACAACATCAATCCGTTTGAGAAGATACTGGAGAAAGCCAAGGAGAAGAAAAAGCGTCGAAAGGagctgaagaagaagaagaaacgagGCGAAGTGAACAGCGACGGAGAAGAGGAGTCCGAAGATGATACACCGTACGGAGTGGATTTAAACGATCCATTCTTTGCCAGTGCTTTCGACGAGAAGGAATTTGATTTGAAGAAACCAAACAAAAAGGACAAGAAGAAACAGAACGCAGAACAAGAGGAGGAAGATGAAGCCGAAGCGGCTCGCAAACGCGCCGAGTTGGAACTGATGCTGGACGATGGAGACGATGACAAGAGTCACTTCAACCTGAAAGCGATCCAGGAGAACGAGGTCGATCTGAAGTCCGTGTCGAAATCGAAAAGGAAACGAATTCTGAAAAAGAGCAAGAAGCAAATCGAGGAACAACGTCAACAGAGTACGGGTGGTGACGATTTCGAGGTCAATGTGGATGACGCTCGGTTCAAGGCGGTTTACGAGAAGCCGGAATTCAACATAGACCCCACGAATCCGTCGTTCAAGAAGACGAAGGGAATGGAGAAGCTGATACAGGAGAAGTTGAAGAAGCGGCCACTGAAGGATAACGATCTACCGGGGGCGATGGATGATGGCGAGGATAACGTGGCAGCGAGTGAATCAAAGAAGGCAAAGAGAGATGTCAGCACTAGTCTTCTGGTGAAAAGTATCAAGCGAAAAATTGGAAAGTGA
- the LOC134290156 gene encoding uncharacterized protein LOC134290156 encodes MLKSFGQHVPQYRFAQDVVVRGLVTYLFCTEPVLGPTSQQLAARQVISRELPVFSGDPIEWPLFISSYNHSTAACGYTESENLLRLQRSLKGVAKDAVSSFLLHPSTVQQVLSTLQTLYGRPEQIVHNLVVKVRATPAPKPERLETLMQFGLTVQNLCGHLQAVGMDNQLSNPILLQELVDKLPANIKFNWALHQENLSVVDLKAFSEYMRKVTAATSGVTSFSFAAKPTKDERHRAKDKAFVNAHAAHEQKDPGTAVNSYGERRGQNKSGKYRSGDATNSCPACGAHDHTAASCGAFKKLSIDGRWNFVKDNKLCRRCLVSHTRWPCEGEVCGINNCEKRHHRLLHSEPKKQPVTDATVTIHRQPVSSTLFKILPVTLYGKNGSVNTFAFLDDGSSVTIIEQTIVDKLGVDGRPHSLCIHWTSGINKKIATKELEAIRISEPGSKMRFNLSEVYTVENLGLPEQSLDAVELSKEFSHLRHLPVRSYRGAVPRLLIGLSNSHLLTTTKLREGQEREPIAAKTRIGWVVCGCLGGRDTNFQHRQMHICAEKSDQELHDYVREFFSVESLGVAVAPNLEGIEDQRARRILEETTVRSVSGKFETGLLWKNDVIEFPDSRPMSERRLRCLEKRLEKDPKLYDSVRQQIADYKLKGYIHVVTEEEMTEFDPRRTWYLPLGVVLNPNKPGKVRVIWDAAAKVEGVSLNSVLLKGPDLLTPQLNVTFKFREREVAFSGDIQEMFLQVGISGIRKEDRSALLFVFRNSPSEPFVTMASDVAIFGATCSPAQSQYVKNRNATENERDHPRAAEAIKNKHYVDDYLDSVDTEEEAVELALEVAEVHRKAGFHIRNWVSNRPSVLEAIGEVNPTTVKSLSMNNQSGFERVLGITWLPNEDLFCFTVSLQNGLESKIAPTKRAMLSYVMKIYDPLGLVGSLVVQGKILLQDVWRAKVGWDENIPENLFARWKLWLQSLKELDNVRIPRSYFPGYDPACYEALELHIFVDGSEQAYSSVAYFRVQDRGQTRCALVASKTKVAPLQLTSVPRLELQAAVIGARLRKTIQDGHSVQIKRTFFWTDSSTVVSWVKSDTRRYRQYVAFRVNEILSLSTTEEWRWLGTKINVADEATKWGKGPNCKPDSRWIRGPAFLYDDEQDWPKDKFQVTAKDTEEELRPKYVCSHYLSSPIIDVSRFSKYKRLLRCVAYVHRFCEKLLRRIRKVTSEKNEDISTEDLRNAERYLWKLAQSDCYPDEVATLKRNMLLSPENRQPLPKSSSLANLPPLLDEYGLMRVDGRIAAVDYVEHDTKFPIILPKAHSITNLLLDWYHRKFRHGNNETIVNEIRQRFCVPKLRTQIRSISKRCQYCRVYKSTPVDPKMSQLPRCRTTPFLRPFTFVGIDYFGPYLVRVGRSAVKRWVAIFTCLTVRAIHMEVVYSLSTDSCKKAIRRFIARRGAPQEVYTDNGTNFIGASRELENELREINHTIGSTFTDANTKWLFNLPAAPHMGGCWERMVRSVKTALGTLPVSQKMDDESFMTLQ; translated from the exons ATGTTAAAATCGTTCGGTCAGCACGTTCCGCAATATCGTTTTGCTCAGGATGTGGTCGTTCGTGGTCTCGTGACGTATCTCTTTTGCACTGAG CCGGTTCTGGGTCCGACTTCACAACAACTGGCCGCAAGACAAGTCATTTCTAGAGAGCTTCCGGTATTCAGTGGTGACCCCATCGAATGGCCACTTTTCATTAGTAGCTACAATCATTCCACAGCGGCGTGTGGCTACACCGAGTCTGAAAATCTGCTACGGTTGCAAAGATCGTTGAAGGGAGTCGCCAAGGACGCTGTCAGCAGTTTTCTCCTGCATCCGTCTACAGTGCAGCAAGTTCTATCAACGCTTCAGACGCTGTACGGAAGACCGGAGCAGATTGTGCACAACCTTGTCGTCAAAGTTCGAGCTACACCCGCCCCCAAACCTGAGAGGCTGGAAACGTTGATGCAGTTTGGATTAACCGTGCAAAACTTGTGTGGTCACTTACAAGCGGTGGGGATGGACAATCAGCTTTCTAACCCAATCCTCCTACAAGAGCTAGTGGATAAGCTGCCGGCGAATATCAAGTTTAACTGGGCGCTTCATCAAGAGAATCTGTCGGTAGTTGATTTGAAAGCGTTCAGTGAATATATGAGGAAAGTTACAGCTGCTACAAGCGGTGTTACGAGCTTTTCCTTCGCAGCGAAACCAACGAAAGACGAGAGACATAGGGCTAAAGATAAGGCGTTCGTGAACGCTCACGCGGCCCACGAACAAAAGGATCCAGGTACAGCTGTCAACTCATACGGAGAGAGGCGAGGGCAGAATAAAAGCGGCAAATACCGATCAGGCGATGCAACAAATAGCTGTCCTGCGTGCGGCGCTCACGACCACACAGCAGCAAGCTGTGGGGCTTTCAAAAAGCTTTCGATAGACGGACGGTGGAACTTCGTCAAGGATAACAAACTGTGCCGTCGCTGTCTCGTATCCCACACGCGCTGGCCATGCGAAGGCGAGGTTTGTGGTATCAATAACTGCGAGAAACGTCATCATCGTTTACTGCACTCGGAGCCCAAGAAGCAGCCTGTTACCGATGCCACTGTTACCATCCACCGTCAGCCCGTATCGTCGACGCTGTTCAAGATTCTTCCGGTGACTTTGTACGGGAAAAATGGATCAGTGAACACGTTCGCTTTCCTAGACGACGGATCGTCTGTCACAATCATTGAACAGACCATAGTAGACAAACTAGGAGTAGACGGGCGACCGCATTCTTTGTGCATCCATTGGACCAGTGGCATAAATAAGAAAATTGCAACCAAGGAGCTAGAGGCGATAAGAATTTCGGAACCCGGAAGCAAAATGCGCTTCAACCTGTCCGAAGTGTATACCGTCGAAAACCTGGGACTACCGGAACAATCGTTGGACGCTGTAGAGTTGTCGAAGGAGTTTTCCCATTTGCGGCATCTACCAGTCAGGAGTTATCGAGGGGCCGTTCCTAGACTGCTGATTGGATTAAGCAACTCACACCTGCTGACGACAACCAAGCTTCGAGAAGGCCAAGAGCGGGAACCAATCGCTGCGAAGACTCGCATTGGTTGGGTTGTATGTGGCTGCTTAGGAGGAAGAGATACAAATTTCCAGCACAGGCAAATGCACATATGCGCCGAAAAGTCAGATCAAGAATTGCACGATTACGTGCGTGAGTTTTTCTCAGTGGAGAGTCTCGGAGTTGCCGTAGCTCCAAACTTGGAGGGAATTGAAGATCAGCGAGCGCGCAGGATTCTTGAGGAAACAACAGTTCGGTCAGTAAGCGGGAAGTTCGAGACCGGGCTGCTTTGGAAAAATGATGTCATAGAGTTCCCAGACAGTCGACCCATGTCGGAGCGTCGATTGAGATGCCTTGAAAAGCGATTGGAGAAGGACCCAAAGCTATATGACAGCGTACGGCAACAGATAGCGGACTACAAGTTGAAAGGCTACATCCACGTAGTGACAGAAGAAGAAATGACCGAGTTCGACCCACGGCGTACGTGGTACCTTCCGCTGGGAGTTGTGCTGAACCCAAACAAGCCAGGAAAAGTGAGAGTTATTTGGGATGCGGCTGCGAAAGTGGAAGGAGTGTCTTTGAATTCGGTGCTCCTCAAAGGGCCTGATCTGTTGACTCCGCAGCTGAACGTGACCTTCAAATTTCGAGAACGCGAAGTGGCGTTTTCCGGCGACATCCAAGAAATGTTCTTGCAAGTCGGAATCAGCGGAATCAGGAAGGAGGATCGAAGTGCGCTTCTGTTTGTCTTTCGTAATTCACCTAGTGAACCTTTCGTAACCATGGCGTCTGACGTTGCCATCTTCGGTGCAACATGTTCTCCTGCACAGTCACAGTACGTGAAGAATCGCAACGCAACTGAGAACGAACGAGACCATCCAAGGGCAGCGGAAGCTATCAAAAACAAGCATTATGTCGACGACTATTTGGATAGCGTTGACACCGAAGAAGAGGCCGTCGAACTAGCGTTAGAGGTAGCTGAAGTCCACCGGAAAGCAGGTTTCCATATTCGAAACTGGGTATCGAATCGACCCTCGGTTCTGGAAGCTATAGGGGAAGTGAATCCAACTACGGTCAAAAGCctatcgatgaacaaccagaGTGGCTTCGAGAGAGTACTTGGAATTACGTGGCTTCCTAACGAAGATTTATTTTGCTTTACAGTCAGCCTTCAAAACGGACTGGAAAGTAAGATCGCACCAACGAAACGGGCAATGCTGAGCTACGTGATGAAGATCTACGATCCGTTGGGGCTAGTCGGTTCACTAGTAGTTCAAGGAAAGATACTACTGCAAGACGTCTGGAGAGCGAAGGTGGGTTGGGACGAAAATATACCCGAGAACCTATTCGCACGTTGGAAGCTGTGGTTGCAGTCTTTAAAGGAGCTGGACAACGTCCGAATCCCTCGGAGCTACTTTCCGGGATACGATCCTGCTTGTTATGAAGCCCTTGAGCTGCACATATTCGTGGATGGAAGTGAGCAAGCGTATTCATCGGTAGCGTACTTCCGCGTGCAGGATCGAGGACAGACACGCTGTGCACTAGTTGCGTCCAAAACGAAGGTAGCTCCTCTACAGCTAACTTCCGTACCACGATTGGAGTTGCAGGCTGCAGTGATTGGCGCTCGTCTACGCAAGACTATTCAGGATGGTCATTCGGTACAGATAAAACGCACATTTTTCTGGACCGACTCAAGTACCGTTGTTTCGTGGGTGAAATCAGATACTCGACGATATCGGCAGTACGTGGCGTTCAGAGTCAATGAGATCCTGAGCCTATCGACGACGGAAGAGTGGCGTTGGTTAGGAACCAAAATCAACGTTGCGGATGAAGCCACCAAGTGGGGAAAGGGTCCGAACTGCAAGCCCGACAGCCGATGGATTCGTGGACCAGCGTTCCTGTACGATGACGAACAGGATTGGCCAAAAGACAAGTTTCAAGTGACAGCGAAGGATACCGAAGAAGAATTGCGACCGAAATACGTTTGCAGCCACTACTTATCATCTCCGATCATCGACGTGTCGCGATTTTCGAAATACAAGCGGTTATTACGATGCGTCGCGTATGTTCATCGATTCTGCGAGAAGCTTCTGCGAAGGATCAGAAAAGTGACGAGTGAAAAAAATGAGGACATCAGCACCGAAGATTTGCGTAACGCAGAGAGATATCTCTGGAAACTCGCACAATCAGATTGTTATCCTGATGAGGTAGCTACACTTAAACGCAACATGTTATTGTCACCAGAAAACAGACAACCGCTACCTAAAAGCAGTTCGTTAGCGAATTTGCCACCTCTACTGGACGAGTACGGATTGATGCGTGTAGATGGTAGAATTGCAGCCGTGGATTACGTGGAACACGATACCAAATTTCCGATAATTCTGCCCAAAGCGCATTCGATCACTAATCTCCTACTGGACTGGTATCACCGCAAGTTCCGGCATGGGAACAACGAAACGATAGTGAACGAAATTCGCCAGCGGTTTTGCGTCCCCAAGCTCAGAACACAGATTCGATCTATTAGTAAACGTTGCCAGTACTGCCGAGTGTACAAATCTACACCTGTAGACCCAAAGATGAGCCAATTACCGCGATGCCGTACAACACCATTTCTCCGGCCCTTCACCTTTGTAGGAATCGACTACTTTGGACCCTACCTTGTGAGAGTTGGACGCAGTGCAGTCAAGCGGTGGGTTGCGATTTTCACGTGTTTAACGGTGAGAGCAATACATATGGAAGTGGTATACAGCCTATCTACAGACTCGTGCAAGAAGGCAATCCGACGATTCATTGCTCGCAGAGGAGCGCCACAAGAAGTCTATACGGACAACGGCACAAACTTCATAGGCGCTAGCAGGGAGTTGGAGAACGAGTTGCGAGAAATCAACCACACTATCGGCAGCACCTTTACGGACGCTAACACTAAATGGCTCTTCAACCTTCCGGCAGCTCCACA